A genomic segment from Vidua macroura isolate BioBank_ID:100142 chromosome Z, ASM2450914v1, whole genome shotgun sequence encodes:
- the LOC128822272 gene encoding eotaxin-like, with protein MALRPFLLLLPLLAASLLITQAQGIGSSALDCCLKHSSLKKDIPSGVMTSYHLQGPETGCYLRAVVLITKRNKKICVSPNDDTIQKLMQQLDKKAKNEKDKKPKNNKRQTQRSRGRPKKQKRQWV; from the exons ATGGCTCTCcgccccttcctgctgctgctgccactgctggctGCCTCCCTCCTCATCACCCAGGCTCAAG GCATTGGAAGCTCAGCCTTGGACTGCTGCCTGAAGCACAGCTCTTTAAAGAAGGATATCCCCAGTGGCGTGATGACATCCTACCACCTCCAGGGACCTGAGACTGGGTGCTACCTTCGTGCTGTTGT gctTATCACCAAGAGGAACAAGAAAATCTGTGTCTCTCCCAATGATGACACTATCCAGAAGTTGATGCAGCAGCTGGACAAGAAGGCCAAGAATGAGAAGGACAAGAAGCCCAAGAATAATAAGAGGCAGACCCAGCGTTCCAGGGGCAGACCCAAGAAGCAGAAGCGGCAGTGGGTCTAA